atttattacagctgatttctttattgttatttagttatgatattatttttttatagataataactgCCTCGGCAACTGAGGCCATTgtctacaataaatttaatttacatttttatattaactcgAGATAagctatcattttttttctactgaaCGTTGAATGaactttacaataatttattatttcatatttgacCTTGATTtccaattcaaatatttttttttcgattgttataaacttatagttaccaaaaatatcacttttctataaataataataaacagcaATAGgtacgttatttattattatctcagaataactataattattataacaaacgtAACTTTAacaaagatttatttaaatatttgaaatttatttttattaggttattgtattctaaaactatatatttattcttagtGTATTGAAATTAACTCTGgcagtaataacaattatagtgACGATTAAAaggcattaaaataatatgtattattcaatGAAGTATATGGAATAGGCAATTTGAAATGAtttgtaagtttttttaaatcttgatGGATGGTAAACGATAATACCCCtatgtacctaaattaatTTCGTTGGAGATGCAACTATGCAATACGTCAAATCTAcagttactaaaaaaaaaatattaaaaacgtaaaaatgaattgaattgttttaatctaaatgtttgaaataagcAGGCTGTAGGCACAACCGTTTTAAAAgccaaatttaaatcaatactaaTTTCCTCGAACAATGTACcctgtaaatatttaacaacaaacaatatacatgcgatcgtaaattatatacacgcaCACCGATcgattactttaatataaatatacaaacatctTTCCAATTCAAGTATAGCGAATTACtacgcaatataatattttatacggaaatgcatatattgatataatattatagatatattacctatacggTACAGTGTGGACATCACAGGTACGCCCCCACATCACTATAATGTAATACCTGTGCAAAGGCTTTCGAAAAAATTATTGCCTAACGATTTCGATGGCTTTAAAGgtagctttaaaaaaaaaacatcattatcGTAAATCCATTTGACGGGGCACGAAATGGTATACCTCCACAGAATCGTGCCGGCGTCTGACcaaccataatttatttataacacactGCTGCTGTAGCGATTGTTGCAGTGATCTTCGGAACATGTAATCGTGCTGCAGACCGAATACTACCccgaatacaatattattatcgtcgacCCGTTTGAGTTTTTTCGGCCGTAAAATGAAAATCGATAAGCGCACTGACGATGTCGACGACGACGGCTGTTACAGGTACATGCGTCTGACACACACATTGGCAGTATGCTGTGGACTACCCATCACTCGCAGACGAACCGGCGGCGTCGGCGAACGCTGCGATAGAGACTCGGATGAAGTTGgaggtataaaatatgacgtaCAGCCTAGCAGAAATTATTACCCAATcggttttagtatttttacgaCATTTAAGAATATACAATCGCTGCACGACCGAGATCGACGAGCGGGGTCGCAATGCACGTCTTTACGGTTCCCGAATTATACGGTAGATAAGATTATCAGGGGTGGGCAAGATCTTTGAAAATGAGAATCGCTACACCAGATACTATGTATTGTATACTTGTCTTTGCAAGAGTAGGTAGCGAGTATTgtgaattatttgtaatactaTAGATCAGAAGTTTTCAACCGCTGTCCGCTagctttttaatgttttttttataataattataattgataaaaatataataaaacattaattaattattataaatatataataaagtacaattgtttaatatttaatttttctaaacaatttaaattaaaaaaaagttcttcgttaaaacaaaaattgaaactgAGGAATGTgtcatgaacattttttaaagagtAGCGAGCcgtgtttaattaaatgttaaaaatcacttagataaataagataaataatactcGGTAgttgatacattaaaataaaatgaatgttaacaattcaataaattttactatataatatttacctaatatattctatatatcatttgaaatatgtaaaataatattgtattgataaGAAAAactggtttataataatttaagtaggtaGTAAGGCATTCGAACATTGAAACCTACAAATCGCTAATAAGtggtaagtaataataaataatattttattttattattttaacaaatataatttaataatgttattatataaatataataataatagtcagtgatttttttttaattttaaaatatgttccaacaaaaatgtataggataaacaactattttgtatttcagATGTgttgtaggtatacctacgGGTACTACACATTTTCGTTATACActataacgtaaaaataaaaattgagacGCTATATTATAAGTCCTAATCTGGCGTATGTGTCCAATATCCATGTGTGTAAAAAGTAAGGGTcgggtaataaatatttctatacattatatgtccAGTAAAGCACAACGATTGACCAATTCACCGAGTACAGAAGTCGTGAAGGacatatttaagatattaaaactatttacttaaacaatataatgaagATAAAACTATGTCTAAactaaatgtaaatacttataccatacttattgatattaataaaaaatatttacctttagaaaaaaaaaattaatattttgaagcaTTTTCGAGAAACTTGGACTAAAAATATACcacaatacaaaatactcGTTCTTCATGGCTGTATCGAAATACTAGAATACTAGATACTGcaagatacaatattatttttaagatatatatatttaagttatttatataaaagataCTACCCAACTCGACAACCATGATAATGTTATAGATTTCCAcggttttcttttctttttaaaaaaaaaaaataatttttatatttatatatatatatatatatatatttcggaATCAACACCACCGCTTACGCGCTAGTCGACTGTTCTCGCCACACttgtaatgtaatataggATTGACGGTTTCCCAAGATTCTATTATGCtcgataatttttacttcCTCTGGTAAATATGTCCTAGGTTATAGTCACGatggtaaatatatactataggaTATTTTGACATCCCCTGGGAGGTAAATATATCCTAGTATATATTTACCCGGCGGCTAAAAATATCACAGTATATTTATACCTCCCTGAAACGACATTTTTACCGGAGGGGTAAATATATctcagtatatttttatcggataaaaatatcttagaaTACAATTATCCCCAGTAGATGTCAAAATATCCTAGTAAATATTGCTCTCCGTTTAACTATAAACTAGGATATATTACCAGGGGTTAATATCGCCTGAACACCGGCCGATCGATTGATTCAGGATAGATCCATATagcttgaaaaaattataatatttttttatctatatcatatatttttttttattaaagcttTCTACAAAATACGACAGATATTATTTCACATTCCTTTACGTacaaactttgtattatatatgtatacatatcgctatatattatacgcgtataacGAAGATTATAAACTGTTCAAACGTCACAGAgtcattatattcaaaaaaaaaagaaaagaaaaattaatactagttggaaaaaaaatggttaaaaacttataaccgCCCTGACCCAGCGCGTACTTGGCAAATggcaatgtaaaaaaaaaaagttatatgttAAATCTTCATCTAAACGACGACAGGTGTGCACGAATTACGACCCATGTCAGATAAATATACCATTTTAGATGAATTGCATCTCAGACGTAacttgtgtaatttttttcacgtgCAGGATGATTGTAAGAAgttttagataattaatattatttgttagtatttgattatttaagtaaaacgtTTAATTAACTACGTATTttcaagtaaattattaactatgactcataataacattattatttgtattgacgtgcatcttatttcatattaatttacaatataaagttaacaataattaaacttgaaattattttttgcacaTGAAAACtttcttaataaaaaactgGGATacgatttatcaaaataattaaatttagcaTAACGGTCATAAACAATTTACGAGCCTTACACTGAATGAAAATAAcccaaattcaattaaaaaaaactacaataaaCACTTCGACAGGGATCAGAACGAAAACAATAAACTGTAACAGTATAGTggtagtataatttatgtaaaacacaCGCAAcgggtaataataaataaggtaCGTGAACTTCGTGaagtttgtaaatatatacattgcgTTTAACACAATGACACATAAACCATTCGAAAACACGAACTACTTTTCGGAAATCGTTGGACACTTGTTGAAAACTGTCGGAGTCCTATTTTGCGTTTTtactttgaatattttcttgtGCTTTGTGTCTACGGCTACCGATGGTATTAGCATATCGTTACAGCTAAGCCGGAATTCGGGTCATTACCAAAACTGTCCAATATCGGTGAAGCCCATAACgtgatgtttatgtataactgattagtaatttattgtcGTCGTTTTTCGAGCCCGCAGGACACAAGTACGCGTTCGACTGGCGCATCGTGCCCTTGTGTCTGGCGTTCGCGGCGCTGGACGTGTCCATCATATACTACAACTACTTGGAAGCTTCCAGTTACGTGGGCGCGTCGTTCCGGAAGTGTTTCGAGGAGTCGTACTGCTTCGCCGTCATCGAGCTGGCCAACCGGAACCTGGGCCCGTTCTCTGCGTTGGTCTGCGCCATGTTCTACGGGCGCCGGCACAAAGCGGCCGCGCTCGCCGGCACAGAGCGCGTGCTGGCGTTCATCCGGGACACGGATCGGGACACGGGCCGGGACAAGGCCGTGCCGCTATCGCGGGCTGCCAAGTACTATTCGGCCGCCATGATGTTCGCGTACACTGTGTTCATATGGATGTACACGGCGGCCGTACCGGCGatcgtcatattattttacagcaTAAACGCGGTGGGCCAGACAGCCATCTACAACCTGGCCACGTTCCAGTACCACGTGCTGGGCTGCGGTTACGCGCGCATCGATCACCTGCTGGAGGCGGACGCGGTGGGCCGCCGGGCACGCCGGTCGCTGGCCGCGCGCGTGGCCCGCCTTGCCCGGGTGGCCGACGACTTTGGCCGACAGGTGAGCCACCTCAATCGAGCGTACACGATGATCCTGTTTATCAAGTGGCCGTACAGCGTGGTCCGCATCACCATGGTCGTGTTCCGCATCATCGAATTGTCGGCCGCCGTGCAAGGCAACGGACCGTTCGCTCGCATAGCCGTCGTACTCATCGTCGAACACGTGGGCGAGATATTCTTGTTCCTGGTGCAACTGTCGTATTTCTGCTACACGGGCGCCCGTTTGTCCAGTCAGGCACGTGTGTATACGCCCGacgatgacaataatattatgcctaacgttatagttatagttttgTTCTTTGTCATATTATGACCTCATGATTTTGGAGCTTTACAATGGAGGGAAACACTATCGGCCAGATCGTACCTTGTTTTATATGCGCGATAGTTTTGAGAAGATCGATACGTTTTTTAGATATCAATACCGTTTGAAATAGACGTGTATACGCGATAAACAGTCAACTGATTGCATGCGTTGGGCCGCGGTACagtgtaatacaaaatataaaataacaaccaGCGTTAGTAGGTATCagttaatattttggaaaaatacgtatataagtaatacacTCATAAAAAgtttcatcatttttattttaatattacgccttatttatcatttttgattatacaCGGTACGACGTTGCGTGTCTTAAACCACGAATAAGAGAAATTTTTATCTGCTTAATatctatagactataataattagtccTCGCTTGACACgtgtcataaatcataatatagtattcataataatattattatcaatatactattaagttatattaaaaatcataaaggaaattgtattttggtGCATGAAAGTAACCAGGGGTGTTCGCATAGGGTATACTAATacattagttaatttaatagcaGTCATGTGgggttattatgtttaaaatagttttttttattataatgttcaaaaatgtatcGTACTAGTAagcttagtataataatactaattatataattgtattatggtCTGCAGGCCAACAGGACTGCAGCGAgcttacaaaaatttaaactccATTATGAATCCCATCTGGACTTGGATGTTAAAAAAAcggtaaaatgtttaaattattttttttgtttttaatacagaatacagaggtaataataattgtaactttagatcaacattttttggattaaattaaatgctagaaaaataaattcaacagtTGGaggatttgtttttgttaatatgGACCTAATGAAAGCCGTAAGCCTACGAAAATACTTCGAATTGAacgttaataattacatattaatagttaataactagtttaaatagtcatattttaatataattacatttatcttaTAGATATGTGGTGTCATTGCAACATATTTCTTAGTACTAATTCAATTCAAAAGTCAAAAAGGCAAATCCAAACCTTTGTACTACATTTggaattaagttttaataaaaaccgctaaaaacaaaaacaatatcaacaccgaaatttaaatcaaaaaatcaatacctgtaggtatttaaaactgaagtttatatgaaaaatgaatacaggtattcaaaattgaaaaaaatgaaaaccagTTATAGAAACcgaaatcgaaaaaaatatttttggtttcaaACCCAGctctatgttaattttatgtattacaataattatgtatgacaactaaataatattagtctaTATTTGTTAGTCATATATGGCggcatgtttaaatatatatttataaatattttttacaagaaaAACTAACATTTTCTGTTATACGTATGATATTAaacttagaatttttaaaatatgtatgtatattttacatagaactataaaataaacatgtacaatattaataataatttaataagttttcagatgtatttgaaaaatataagttggcctaaaataaaatattaatgaacgtTAAGTGAGTCaatcataaacatattttaataataaattgcattttgttactattactgcttcatttatattttttaacgggattcgttatttattaattgatttatttattctgtttaGCTATATTGctataacaaacaaaaaaaattcttataaaaatgtttagtgaattcatttttttcaatcctTAATCCATGAtagtttatcaaaattttacttttttgttagtcttatttaatattatatcacttaaattaattttcgattcataaaatgaaatgaaaaaattattaattcctaCTGTAACTTTTTCATAgagtcaaaataattttttaggctgtctataaatatgcataatatcaatattgtcAAACTACTTTCGATAATAAAATCagtcgtaataaaatatattgaacagAGACAATAACGAAACCCATAATAAACCAATCAATTAGGCGTATACCGATAGTTTGtcaaactacatattattataacacatttatCGAATTTTTGTCCCTGCGCAAATAACGCATCTATCTACAATAATAGAGTATAGTAGATGTAGAGTGGAAGACAACAATGCAGTAGATACGTCActgtatatataagttatttgacTTCACACTTGTAATAAGTATCCTTCATAGACATtgacttaaaatttattactcGAATACTCGAATGCAACAGCGGTCGTGAAATGCAATCCAATAGTGATTGTTACGGATAGCTGCGTTTGACCCACGTATTGGCCGATGTTGGGGTATGCCTATAACTCGAAGACGAACAGCCGACGTCAAACGTGACAGAGACTCTACTGATGTACACGATGGTAATGTGCATAGagttaattgattatattaaaatattaaatacttgaattaacttgtggaaaaaaatgtagtaatcGTTCAGTTGTACTTGGCGCTCTTAAGCTTTAGCTAGTGTTAACCTTAggtgtcaataatataatattacctaaattaaaaattaaaatttttctcaTACCAACCATAacctaagtataaaaaattaaagatttttatttttatagttttatcgaATACGTAGATacgtaaaaaatcaatttattattgtttatttattttaggatcacaatttaaatgtttgtaaaaaatcaagcacattggtgcaaaCGAGGTtggcaattattatttaattaaacttgaaatttttcataaagACGACGACGCACGAATAGAGACTAGTTTTTATCTGAACGGCCAAAACGAGACGatggtacaataattatttagttttagttttttgattaccacagaatttttaaaatattttaatgcatataagtaggtaatacacattattttcaaacgcATAAACGTTGATGATTTTTTAGCGTACTAAACTATTTAAGCCATCGCTCTACTTGTTACACTTATTTCGCAACAGAATACGAAATGCATCGATGCTGTGCTGAgaaatcattgaaatataattatgaaacgtATTTGCCATATTATGTTTGAGCCACGCAGGATACAGGCACTCGTTCGACACGCGCATAGTGCCGGTGTGGTTGGCGTATGTGGCACTGGACGCGTTCATCATATACTTCAATTACACGGAAGCATCCGGATACGAGGGGAAAACGTTCCGGAAGCGTTTCGAGGACTCGTACTGCTTCGCCGTCATCGAGCTGGCGTGCACCATGTTCTACGGGCGCCGGCACAAAGCGGCCGCGCTAACCGGCAGCGAGCGTACGCTGGCGTTCATCCGGGACGCGGCGCGCGGCGGTACGGTACGGCCGCCCGACTCCCAGCACTACTCGGCCGCCGTGATGGCCGCGTGCACGGCTCGCATATGGCTATACGTGGCATCTGCCGTACCCGCGGCCATCATACTGGCCAGACCTGGCCAGAGCCTGGCCACATTCCAGTATCACGTGCTGGGCCGCGGTTACGCGCGCGTTAACCGTCTGCTTGAAGCGGCCGCGGACGCGGTGAGCTACCGCAGCCACTTGTCACCAGATTTCCGGTCACTGGCCACTCTCGTGGACCGGCTGGCCGACACGTGCGACGATTTCGGTCGGCAGGTTGGCCACCTTAACCTGGCGTACACCCCGGGCCTGCTGCTCAGGTGGCCGTACAGTTTGGTCCGGCTAACGACGGCCGTGTTCCGCATCAGTGAGCTGTCGGTCGCCGCGCAAGATGGCCGGCCGTACGCCCACATGGCAACTGTGCTCATCGTGGAGCACGCGGGCGAGATACTTCTGTTCCTGGTGCAGCTGTCCAGTTTCTGTTACGCGGGCGCCTGTTTGTCTTACCAGGCACGTGCATAGCTTCCACGATATCGCCCAAACTATAACCTAATAGTATtatgtgataaataattaattattaatataatgtaacgaataattttgaattgcaCTTGGGACAAAAAAgggtgatttaaaaatgtttaaattgaacTATAGTTCTAATCGTCACATAAAacctatttactaaaaaatgtcaatcgaccgtttagaaaataatgtgtatttttaatctgTCGTTTACACTTTAATGATTACTGAAGTGTAAttacatttcaatttaatataataatatttatttaagtctaTTTCTAAACTGATTACGtcatgtaatacattttaataatgttaaaattttaaaaaatattcatatttgattgtttttctcggttattttaaaaagttcttATGGTTATAACCTCcctcttttatattattgtaataggtaTCGACTagatcaaattttcaatcagaGACCTTCCTTGAATTTGATGACCAGATATGCTACCTGAAAAAGAGTCTTTATATAGAGTttagacacaaaaaaaaataaaataagcgtcattttaaaattaatacattcttCGATCCATtcagaatacaaaataaaattatagtgattAAAACACACACAAATTTTAAGATAGAATTGCagcttatttaatatgtaattataatataaaacaactttttaGAGAGCTTTtggtagtattaatttattactgatAAGATAATTGGTATATCAACAATGAACAAGACATTTTTACtacgttatattatcataagatTATAACGATCCTAGGTATAtatccaatttttaaaattgtatatttaatttatatttccagTTTAAGacattaatactaaaatgtcCTCGTTTTGCCAAATTAACCCATTCTGTTCGACGTTCTCTTATATCtaaaaaagtcaaaactaTATAATCTACTTTCCtagtaaatttatgtataataacacagtatagtaaaaaatattatttcaatttatcaatatcatattattgtattagaattttatataaagtacTGGAAATTGTacaacacaattttttaaaattgataactaattagtaatttatattatctaggcCCAAAATACTACGGCAAACtttcaaaagttaaaactttGTCGGGGACAAAGTCTTTATCTAAACTCGGATGTGAAAAAGAagataaattttatgatttatttgatgATGGATTATAGTAACTTTCCTGAGTAAACCATGTGATAATGATTTCaggtcaatatttttttgatacagcTGAATGCTAGAAAAATAAACGCAACATTTGGAGGTTTcgtcattattaatatgaacttAATGAAAGCAGTAAGTTGTACTATAACGTGGTCGGtggtattttaactatttagtgatgtatttttattaaatgggtAATAGTGTAAGCTTTTCACTGGTCAGGctgaattattgttttattgagtgcctttaaatatttaataaatatttgtattaggtAAATGTGTTCTTGAATGGTTATGTAttgatatcatattttatatcactatacacaaaattcacattttaaaataaattcaatttcattACATaagattttcttaaaataaatattttaaaattactttataatagataacattataatattaaaattgagttgaaaattatattaatatcgtcgaaaattaaaatataaaagtgttAAAAACTCTTCTTTGTTGTTTGAgatgcaaaataaaacaatatattgagggtaaatattttatagatattcaaataatttaaaacgaaaatatgtttaaattaaaatatgtaataacgcaaaaataaaagaaatataaaataaaataaataaaaataaaagttgagATAAATAACTCTAAAGTGACAAATACAGGAGACCCAAGCCTTGAATAAATATCGGATCTGTGGAACCTTCTTCCCTACACTTATAAGTGCTGGAGAATAAAATCACCTatcagatataaatattaaaattatttaaaattacgctATTACCTTCCTTTTGATAGTCGGTGGGCTCTCGAGATCGTGATTCGAGAATATGATCAAATACACTGTAGTAATTAAATGTAGAAAAGCAGATTTACACAAATTAACGCAAATAAAATGATGCTCATGCACCTTACCTTATTCGCTGTTAAACTCGTTAACCTGTAGTTGTCTCAACAAAACTAGAATGGGTCAATCACACGGatccaaataaaaaacaacactGAAATATTTCGTTAGAGTGAAAATGGTCCAGTTGTCGCTCTCAGTCAGTCTCGGGTGTGGTGGGTGTATATGGTGCTCGTGCACTCTTgaagagtatattattaaagtgtttGGTGTTCATGCACTCTTAAGAGATGTTACTAATTCTAGCGGTGCGCCTGCacttataaaagaaatattactaGAATTACTGGTGCTCCTGCACTCAAGAGAGAGACGTTACCCAAAAGGGCAATGCGTCTGCACTGATAAGAGAAGACGACGTGGTCAAGCCTGCCAGTGTCGCAGGCGGCTCTATCAAAGGCCTCCACGTCCTTAGAGAAATCGGCTTTCTCCCCGACGACGGAGAGCCTCATTGGACCATCCCTTGTCTCTGGCGACAAACGAAATAGATCACACGCTTTGCACCATATTTTCGCAATAATGTGCGAGTTTTTACGTGACCAAACAATGTAAATCGTCTCTTTCATCAATGATCAATAGggattattggtttttattgaaGGCTATCTGCGTGCAACAACtttacgattatttatttaataaaataataaaatatacaataaattatgatgtgtGAGCATatcattacaaatatttgcaTCCAGCTAGTtttaatagcataatatatatcaaaattattacaaatcagCTCCTATTCATTttcaagtaataaaaataaaaattcaaattcaactaAACTGTCTAAACTGATACAACTATCAGATTttctaattactatttttcactaaaacctattttaaaacttcacttcatttttataaatacaaaaattgtataaaatacaattttttgtaacaataatatttttttaagcacaATTAAATGATAGTTTATATGTGTGATATGccggtattaattaaatttttgaatagttAATTATCTAGATACAAATAACGAAGTAGTCGTCTTACAAGCGGACTGAATTGACTTAACGTCAGTAGAAGCTGTGAGTGACTCGATTATCCTCTTTAATTTTCttctaaataatagttataaacttgaatacaattaatattatttttaaactctgAACATTAATCATGGaacttaataacaaatataaatttttcttttttattaacactgtgtacatacaatttgtgtttaacactaatgttttatttttcaatattttaataggtaatttagATTATTCGATTTATAGAACACCTATACAGATTTGAATTGtaatcaattcaaatttttaaatgtcaatatttgTAAGCTAATATGAAATCATGTTTGTTTTAGATTTGTGATATCATCGTAACATATTTCCTTGCATTAAtccaattcaaaattcaaaaaggaAAATCAAATTCTTCACAGTATTTTTggaattaagttatttttaccataatatttgttagtttCAAGCACCTGTAAGATTGTTATGTTAATAAACTACTAAAAGATGACCTTAAATTcgttatattctatttaaaaatgaatatgtttattataatatgtattattattgcataatattttgttttaatattattcaagaatttttacacaaaataaaataatttagaaaggaattaaattgatgatattccaatatctatttttaggAACAAATGGCCAATATTGgaatcattatataaatattaaattgcttCGTTTTTCGATAATGAAGTTATCCTTAGTGAAAATCTTAACCTCGATCCAGGCTAAatgaatctaataaaaaatacttccgtataatattaatgtatacctatttagtatttataatcatatatgaaatataatttatagataaataatcaattcgtaaaaaaaatacacaatatttaaaaatataattcttagtttatgttaaataattaaaattagtatttataaataaaaataaaaatattaataatagttcttaacgtatatattataatagtaacattttaaaataatattaaatgtaagacGATATTACCTTATTGCGCAATAAGCATCCcaccattaataatttaaagataaaaaatagttaa
This sequence is a window from Rhopalosiphum maidis isolate BTI-1 chromosome 1, ASM367621v3, whole genome shotgun sequence. Protein-coding genes within it:
- the LOC113550826 gene encoding uncharacterized protein LOC113550826, with translation MPITRRRTADVKRDRDSTDVHDGYRHSFDTRIVPVWLAYVALDAFIIYFNYTEASGYEGKTFRKRFEDSYCFAVIELACTMFYGRRHKAAALTGSERTLAFIRDAARGGTVRPPDSQHYSAAVMAACTARIWLYVASAVPAAIILARPGQSLATFQYHVLGRGYARVNRLLEAAADAVSYRSHLSPDFRSLATLVDRLADTCDDFGRQVGHLNLAYTPGLLLRWPYSLVRLTTAVFRISELSVAAQDGRPYAHMATVLIVEHAGEILLFLVQLSSFCYAGACLSYQARA
- the LOC113550714 gene encoding uncharacterized protein LOC113550714, whose translation is MTHKPFENTNYFSEIVGHLLKTVGVLFCVFTLNIFLCFVSTATDGHKYAFDWRIVPLCLAFAALDVSIIYYNYLEASSYVGASFRKCFEESYCFAVIELANRNLGPFSALVCAMFYGRRHKAAALAGTERVLAFIRDTDRDTGRDKAVPLSRAAKYYSAAMMFAYTVFIWMYTAAVPAIVILFYSINAVGQTAIYNLATFQYHVLGCGYARIDHLLEADAVGRRARRSLAARVARLARVADDFGRQVSHLNRAYTMILFIKWPYSVVRITMVVFRIIELSAAVQGNGPFARIAVVLIVEHVGEIFLFLVQLSYFCYTGARLSSQARVYTPDDDNNIMPNANRTAASLQKFKLHYESHLDLDVKKTICGVIATYFLVLIQFKSQKGKSKPLYYIWN